In Actinoplanes sp. NBC_00393, a single genomic region encodes these proteins:
- a CDS encoding DUF4190 domain-containing protein, with the protein MAYPPPAYGPPPGQQPYGAAPQNGFGLTSMILGIVSIPISCCWYISGIVGIIGLVFGFLGKKKVDAGVANNRGIAIAGIITSAIGVALSILFLILTIALQDFDTQQWIQDLQDQQNA; encoded by the coding sequence GTGGCATATCCGCCTCCTGCCTATGGACCGCCGCCCGGCCAGCAGCCCTACGGTGCCGCCCCGCAGAACGGCTTCGGCCTGACCAGCATGATCCTGGGCATCGTGTCGATCCCGATCTCCTGCTGCTGGTACATCAGCGGGATCGTCGGCATCATCGGCCTGGTCTTCGGCTTCCTGGGCAAGAAGAAGGTCGACGCCGGCGTCGCGAACAACCGCGGTATCGCCATCGCGGGCATCATCACCAGCGCCATCGGCGTGGCCTTGAGCATCCTGTTCCTGATCCTGACGATCGCCCTGCAGGACTTCGACACCCAGCAGTGGATCCAGGACCTCCAGGACCAGCAGAACGCCTGA
- the purN gene encoding phosphoribosylglycinamide formyltransferase — MIDPAPARLVVLVSGSGSNLQALLDAATDPAYGAKVVAVGADREGIAGLERAAAAGIPTFVDSVKAYPTRDDWDAALAEHVAAYSPDLVISAGFLKLVGKHFLDAFGDRYINTHNALLPAFPGIHGPRDALAYGVKVAGATLFFVDAGVDTGPIIAQVAVPVLDGDTEDSLTERIKVAERAQLVEYVGRLVREGWTIEDRKVRIP, encoded by the coding sequence GTGATTGACCCCGCGCCCGCCCGCCTGGTCGTCCTCGTCTCCGGATCGGGCAGCAACCTGCAAGCACTTCTCGATGCGGCCACCGACCCGGCGTACGGAGCGAAGGTCGTCGCTGTCGGCGCCGACCGGGAGGGCATCGCCGGACTGGAACGGGCTGCCGCGGCCGGCATTCCCACGTTCGTGGACTCGGTGAAGGCGTACCCGACCCGCGACGACTGGGACGCCGCGCTCGCCGAGCACGTCGCTGCGTACTCTCCGGATCTGGTGATCTCGGCCGGCTTCCTGAAGCTGGTCGGCAAACACTTCCTGGACGCGTTCGGCGACCGGTACATCAACACGCACAACGCGCTTCTGCCGGCGTTCCCCGGCATCCACGGGCCGCGGGACGCGCTCGCGTACGGCGTGAAGGTCGCCGGCGCGACGCTGTTCTTCGTCGACGCCGGAGTCGACACCGGCCCGATCATCGCCCAGGTCGCGGTGCCCGTGCTCGACGGTGACACGGAGGACTCGCTCACCGAGCGGATCAAGGTGGCCGAGCGGGCCCAGCTGGTCGAGTACGTCGGCCGCCTGGTCCGCGAGGGTTGGACCATTGAGGACAGAAAGGTACGGATTCCGTGA